One genomic segment of Elusimicrobiota bacterium includes these proteins:
- a CDS encoding electron transfer flavoprotein subunit alpha — MPTKIEIFAEKCTGCSLCVKSCPFSAITLIERPDHPKKQKLAVIDLSKCNYCGACVEACKRFSAIVITKEERGPKTADFDTYRNVWIYAEQRHGEISPVAYELLNEGRVLANKLNTQLCAVLIGNKIEHHANDIILHGADKVYVIDDPLFSEFRDDPYAEVLAHLIKDEKPEIVIMGATNIGRSFASRVAAKIDTGLTADCTALDVEISSRNLHQTRPAFGGNIMATILTPRHRPQMATVRHKVFKRAQKDSTRKGEIVKKRHDLTKLNPAGLTFYERVKFLRFVADTTAKVNLSEADIICSGGRGLGKPEGFRLIEEFAETIGGAVGSSRAAVDAGWIPYSHQVGQTGRTVAPKIYFACGISGQIQHLVGMGSSEIIVAINKDPEAPMMKIATFALEGDLYDIIPWIIKEIKKSRGE; from the coding sequence ATGCCGACTAAAATAGAAATTTTTGCTGAAAAGTGTACCGGATGCAGTTTATGCGTGAAAAGCTGCCCCTTTAGTGCCATCACTTTAATTGAACGCCCTGACCACCCAAAGAAACAAAAACTTGCGGTAATTGATTTGTCAAAATGCAATTATTGCGGGGCCTGCGTTGAAGCTTGTAAAAGGTTTAGCGCAATTGTTATCACTAAAGAAGAAAGAGGCCCTAAAACTGCCGATTTTGATACCTATAGAAATGTCTGGATATACGCTGAACAAAGACATGGGGAAATTTCTCCCGTTGCTTACGAACTATTAAACGAAGGCAGAGTTCTAGCAAATAAATTAAATACGCAACTTTGCGCTGTCCTTATCGGGAATAAAATTGAACATCATGCAAACGATATCATTTTACACGGTGCAGATAAAGTATACGTGATAGATGACCCTCTATTTTCCGAATTCCGTGATGACCCTTACGCTGAAGTTTTAGCTCACCTCATAAAAGATGAAAAACCTGAAATAGTTATCATGGGCGCAACCAATATCGGGCGTTCTTTTGCGTCCCGCGTTGCGGCAAAAATAGACACGGGATTGACTGCTGACTGTACAGCTTTAGATGTAGAAATATCATCTAGAAATCTTCACCAGACCCGGCCTGCATTCGGCGGCAATATAATGGCTACAATTCTCACGCCAAGGCACAGGCCTCAAATGGCAACCGTCAGGCATAAAGTTTTCAAACGCGCGCAAAAGGATTCCACAAGAAAAGGTGAGATAGTTAAAAAAAGACATGATTTAACGAAATTAAATCCTGCAGGTTTGACTTTCTATGAAAGAGTAAAATTCCTGCGGTTTGTAGCAGACACAACGGCAAAAGTTAATCTTAGCGAAGCGGATATAATTTGTTCCGGAGGCAGGGGGTTGGGAAAACCTGAAGGGTTCCGGCTTATTGAAGAATTTGCTGAAACTATAGGCGGAGCTGTTGGCTCATCCAGAGCGGCCGTTGATGCCGGCTGGATCCCTTATTCTCACCAGGTGGGCCAGACAGGCAGGACTGTAGCGCCAAAAATATATTTCGCCTGCGGTATTTCAGGGCAGATTCAACACCTGGTAGGAATGGGATCTTCAGAAATCATTGTCGCAATAAACAAAGACCCTGAAGCTCCTATGATGAAAATTGCCACATTTGCCCTTGAGGGCGACCTTTACGATATAATCCCCTGGATAATTAAAGAAATCAAAAAATCCCGCGGCGAATAA